The following proteins are co-located in the Trichomycterus rosablanca isolate fTriRos1 chromosome 14, fTriRos1.hap1, whole genome shotgun sequence genome:
- the cxcl8a gene encoding C-X-C motif chemokine 2 isoform X1, with product MIYRTSAVFLLLLIITLSAGVSIEPRCRCSGVESRRVGKLIERVELFPPNAHCAHTELIATLKHSGKQICLDTKAHWVMKVIERIMANRSP from the exons ATGATCTACAGGACGAGCGCCGTATTTCTTCTATTGCTGATCATCACACTCTCTGCAG GTGTGAGCATAGAGCCTCGGTGTAGGTGTAGCGGTGTTGAGAGTCGTCGTGTCGGGAAGCTGATTGAACGTGTCGAGCTTTTCCCCCCAAACGCTCACTGCGCCCACACAGAGCTCAT AGCTACATTGAAGCACAGCGGTAAGCAGATCTGTTTGGACACCAAAGCACACTGGGTGATGAAGGTCATCGAGAGAATCATGGCCAA CAGGTCACCCTGA
- the cxcl8a gene encoding C-X-C motif chemokine 2 isoform X2, protein MIYRTSAVFLLLLIITLSAGVSIEPRCRCSGVESRRVGKLIERVELFPPNAHCAHTELIATLKHSGKQICLDTKAHWVMKVIERIMAKSP, encoded by the exons ATGATCTACAGGACGAGCGCCGTATTTCTTCTATTGCTGATCATCACACTCTCTGCAG GTGTGAGCATAGAGCCTCGGTGTAGGTGTAGCGGTGTTGAGAGTCGTCGTGTCGGGAAGCTGATTGAACGTGTCGAGCTTTTCCCCCCAAACGCTCACTGCGCCCACACAGAGCTCAT AGCTACATTGAAGCACAGCGGTAAGCAGATCTGTTTGGACACCAAAGCACACTGGGTGATGAAGGTCATCGAGAGAATCATGGCCAA GTCACCCTGA